A stretch of DNA from Pongo abelii isolate AG06213 chromosome 10, NHGRI_mPonAbe1-v2.0_pri, whole genome shotgun sequence:
tattgaaCACCAGAGAACGCACACTGGggagaaaccttatgaatgtacTGAGTGTGGAAAGGCCTTTAGCCGTGCCTCCAACCTCACTcgacatcagagaattcacataGGAAAGAAACAATATATATGCAGGAAATGTGGGAAAGCATTTAGCAGTGGCTCAGAACTCATTCGCCACCAGATTAcacatactggagagaaaccttatgaatgcaTTGAATGTGGGAAGGCATTTCGCCGTTTCTCACACCTTACTCGACATCAGAGCATCCATACAACCAAAACCccctatgaatgtaatgaatgtagGAAAGCTTTCCGTTGTCACTCATTCCTTATtaaacatcagagaattcatgCTGGAGAAAAGCTCTATGAATGTGATGAATGTGGTAAAGTTTTCACTTGGCATGCATCCCTTATTCAACATACGAAgactcatactggagagaaaccctatgcaTGTGCTGAATGTGATAAAGCCTTCAGCCGGAGCTTTTCCCTCATTCTACATCAGAgaactcatactggagagaaaccctatgtaTGTAAGGTATGCAACAAATCCTTCAGCTGGAGCTCAAACCTTGCTAAACATCAGCGGACACACACTCTTGACAACCCCTATGAATATGAAAATTCATTTAATTACCACTCATTCCTTACTGAACACCAGTGAATTTACACTGCAAAGAAAAACTGAAtgtatggaatttttttaaaagaagtataatGCCTTACTTTTACTTCAGAGAACTCTTGGAAAGAAGCCTTATGTGAAAGTGATGACTGTGAAGTAATATGGCCCACACTTTATTCAGCaccttggagaaaaaaaaaacccaggaataTGTGGAAAAGCTGTTAAtaaccactctttttttttttttcaataacaaGGTGAAATCAATATTGTTGAGAAGATTCTTCCATCTGGTAATGTTGAGAAGACTTCATTTGGTAGGATTCCCTTACTTTACGTGTGTAAATTCCTACCAAGAAAGAATACATATCCAATAGATTGGAGAAAGCCAGAGATTAGCTCTCATTCCGCATCTGTCAACCAGGACAGAATGCATGGGCAAGGGATGAGCTTTACAAAGATGCACTTTGGAGATCAGAAAATTCATGTTTAAGCAAAGTGATACAAACACAGTGATTTGGGAATGCCTTCATTTATAATGCAATACTTAAATTTTAATACTCTTGTGGGAGAAAAAGCAACTGTATAAATGAATGTAGAGTGACTTTCTGCAATATTTCAAACCTATATCAGAGAATTACACTGTGGGAAAACTACCATTGTAAAGAGTGTAGCAAAATCTCCTTAGATATCTGAAAAGTCATACTGGATGGAATCTGTAGGAAAGGGTTCTATTTTGAGGGAAGGGggattcctttttgttttttaaatgaattcagaaaatgttataaataaattttttggtTTATTATAAACCTTCTACTTGCTGATTTTTTCCCACAGCATGTGATTCTGAAAATGTAACTACAATAttgacataaaaaataaagagtagtTTTTTTGTTGAAACATACAAACCTAACGAAGTGTTTTCAGGTGTTTTATGGTTTTAACTTTCAGACAGAGTTTGGATTTAAGGTAATGCTGACAGTTATCCTTGAATCTGACTATAGACATCTGTTATTCAGTGTGAAATAAGTATAAGATACATCACAGAAAATTACCAGGGTACTCCTCCTGTTTTGTTCCATGTACAGTGAAAACCGTTCTTTTGTAAGCATGTATTTAAAACTGTTCTGGCATTACCACCTGCCCAGCTAACAAAGCTCACACCATCAGGGTGAGTTTGCCTTAATCAGGAAGGTaagcaattttattttgtagaaaggGAGGTAGAGAATATGAATAGGAACAAATTAGTGAGCATTAATGTAATGGCTGCATCGAGGGCACATTTGTAGGAGATGTTATTAGATAAATATAAGTAATTTTGTAAGAGGTgaaatttataaaagttttagCCCAAAAACACCTTATTTACATGTACTAGAGTTCTAAATACATTATCAGAAGTGTATTCCCTCATACCTGCCATTGGCATGCCATATTGGTACATACATTTAGAAGCTTCTCAAGTTTCCATAAGAGTTGTTTCGGAGAGGCTGATTTATCTTACAATAGTGTACAGCCTGACTCGAATACAAGCAGCATGCCTTGTTACATAGAGGTGTCTAATATCTGATTTGGTTTCCTCAAGCAGTATGCCTTATTACGTATGGGTATCTAGTATCTGATTTGGTTTTCTCAGGCAGCAATGGAAACTTGTATCAGGGTAAAAATCAAGTTACCCTGTCAGCAATATTAGGATATGAAaaactcattatttatttatttaagggtATACTGATTTTCTCCCATTATCTGCTCCACATCCACTTTCCTTCCTACTGTTTACTCTGTGGGGATGCACCCTCATGAACTATATCAGAGGTTATCAAGCTACAGCCCATGGGCCAGGTATTCATTTACATAGTCTATGGCTACTTACGTCTACAACTGAAGAGTTTAATATACAGCCATAAAGGTTAAACATTTACTATccagccctttacagaaaaacttGGCCAACCCCTGACTACATCAAATCTTTGCCCTCTAGTTTTTGTTGAGTGCAGCCAACACTGAGAACGTTTACTTTGGAGCAATCTCCAATTAACCAAAGTGATACAAACACAGTGATTTAGGAACGCCTTCATTTACAATGCAATACTTAAATTTTAATACTCTTGTAGGAGAAAAAGCAACTGTATAAATGAATGTAGAGTGAATTTCTGCAATATTTCAAACCTATATCAGAGAATTACACTGTGGGAAAACTACCATTGTAATGAGTGTAGTAAAATCTTCTTAGATATCTGAAAAGTCATACTGGATGGAATacagtgtccaatcttttggcatccctgggccacattggaagaattgtcttgggccacatataaaatacatgaatACTAATGATAGCTATCAGTTATTGTGGCTCAAGAAAATTCTTCTTCTGGtgtagcccagggaagccaaaagattggacacctctgCTTTAGAGGGAGATGTAACTATCAGAATGAattattatgttcatttttttcccttagcCAGAGAAAGGCCAAAAGACACTCCCATCAGGgtattaagaaatacattggtgaGGAGTGTACCACCATCCTTGGACAACTCTATGGTACCCACCCTCTCTAGGCTGTAGATGATGCAGAACTTCTATAATGAAAGTAAGATCCCAATTTCAGTAGAGATCATGGGATCTCGGCATGGGAGGGGTTGGGTAAAATCTGCACAAGAGTCCAAGGGATGCACTGGTAATGAGAATTTTAACCATGTAGGTGGCAATGGCTAAATGATCATAGGGTTCCTAGAAATAAATGGATAGCCCACAAACGTACTACTTGACATATGGTTGAACCCAGTTCACTTAAATATTCTCAACTAAGGGAAAGGCAGGTCCCTTTAAGAAAAACTATTGCAGTGGGGGACAGGGGGCTCATATGTACACTGTGAAAAACTGCTAACCTGTTTTCATACTGAGCTAAAAtatccttcagaaataaagatgtttcagaataaaaatagagGAAACTTAGGGTAGCATTCTTATGCTAAAAGAAATATTAGTTTTTCAGGCAGTACGAAATGATCTTAGAaacttggaaatgcagaaataagtAACACTGGAGGGGTAAATATGTGGATAAATACAAGTCAGGTGTTGGGAAATTATGGTTTATGGACCAAATTAAGGCCTTTGAGCTAAGAATGATTTTAACATCTTTAAAAAGCtgcttagaaaaataagaatatgcaACAGTGACCATATATGGCCTGCAAAACCTAgaatattggccgggcgtggaggctcacgcctgtaatcccagcactttgggaggctgagacggatggatcacgaggtcaggagatcgagaccatcctggctaacatggtgaaaccctgtctctactaaaaatacaaaaaattagccgggcgtggtggcggacgcctgtagtcccagctacttgggaggctgaagcaagagaatggcgtgaacctgggaggcggagcttgcagtgagccgagattgcgccactgtactccagcctgggtgacacagcgagactccgtctcaaaaaaaaaaaaaaaaagcctagaatatttatttattctcaggACCTTCAGACAAAGTCTGTCAACTCTGATATAAATATTGACTTTCATAACAATATCTGGTGGATTATAAAATACACCAAAGTAAATAGCATGACAATAGCACAAGAAAGGAGGGAGACGGTTAAAAGATGAGTCTAGGAATATTGTGAAAGTagtaaaagtattaatttggctCTCATTATCTGGGGACTGGTTAAGTGTGTTCTATTTGGGGAAATTCATAAAGCTGCACACCTTTACGTATTatgcttcaggaaaaaaaagttttttaaaagaagtctCCCAGAAGGTTATTAAAACTAATCTTCAGCATTGGAAAAAGAAGTTACTATGAATGCAGAAAGGGGATAGAGCAACAGATGCAATCAATATTAGTAAAGAATAGTCATGGGAGGATGACCACAATTCTGTATTTTCTTGGAAAGCAACAATCAAACGCTTTGGGAGACTTAAGATACTCACAAATAGGTAAAGCTGGGTTAACTTTTGTTGCTGTGAGTGCCCAAAAGAATTTTCTATCATACATCAATGTATGTAAGGCAGGGGGCtaagtgactcatgcctgtaatcccagcactttgggaggctgaggcaggcagatcacttgaggtcaagagtttaaaaatcagcctggccaacatggtgaaaccccatcgctactaaaaatacaaaaaattagttgggtgtggcagtgcatgcctgtaatccaagctactcgtggaggctgaggcatggagaattgcttgaacccaggaggtggaggttgcagtgagccgagatcatactactgtactccagcctgggcgacaaagcaagattccatctcaacaaaacaaaacaaaacaaaaccaataaaagaaaaagaaaagagaaaaaggacagGAAATTTGTTAAATCCCTCTGAAGAGATCCAAGAAATTTCAGAGCAAAGAGAGGTAGCAAAACCTGCATATTGGGTATGAGTGATTTGGAAGAAAGAGTCTGAGTCCTTAGCAACTCGTTCAAAAAGTCTGCCTTTAAAAGGCAGGACATAGAAAAAGTGGCAAAAAGTGTAAAAAATTATCTGGTATGTTAACAattcttttaagaaaacaaaacaaaacaaaattatgtaacccagcactttgggaggccaaggcagaaagattgcttgagcccaggagtttgataccagcctggacaatgcagtgagaccccatctctgcaaaaaatgcaaataaaaaaattatccaggtgtgatagcacatgcctgtggtccccacAACtgaggagcctgaggtaggaggatcacatgagcccagaaggttgaggtggcagtgagctgagattgtgccactacactccagtctgggcaagagacactgtctcaaaaaaagggaaaaataaatattacagaaataatttttaaaaataaattctgcatcATGAATACCCTCAATATCACAAAGGACAAAACTGCATGGAAAAAAATGGGTattgcattaaaaaatattttagaaaaatcaaaacTCCCATGAAACTGTGGTCATaggtagaaaatataattttatgtatttgacaTGCATTTCTTAAGTCAGAGGTGAATTTAAGTCATGACATGTATTAGCCATGAATTTCCTGTTTATGCTAAAACAAATctcattgtcttttaaaaagtgaatgcaACTTAtggaaaaactaaaaaggaaaccCAGTaacttacagaaaattaaaaaataaagaaaaataaaaaataaaaaagtgaatgcTAAGGAAATTAGTTTTTGGCATTCAAATTTCACACATGAACTATTGCAAATAGCTTCCTAGTCTCTCAAGATTTTTTTATACAAAAGTGTgacctttttaaaacaaataatttcaatCTCTGAAAAACTTAAATAGTTCCTCATAACTCTTCAAATAAAGTATAAACTCATGTCATAGCTAGCAAGGTCTTTATCTGGCCCCTGCCTCCTTTCAATCTGGTTTCATATACTCTTCTCCTTACCCCTTTGCCTAACAGTTTTCCATTTACTGGACTTACTTTCTGTTCCACAAATATGTCAAATCCTGATGAGTCCTTTTGCTCTTGCTATTCTATTTAGAAAGCTCTTCCTCTGTCCCTCCACCTCTGCCCATGGAGCCAGAAGAAGGAGCTCCCTACTCCTTCTTTACCTTCGTATTTCAAGTTAAATGATATTTTCTCATGGAGACCTTTcctgactgctttttttttctttttttcttttttttgagacacagtgttgctttgtcacccaggctggagtgcagtggcactatcttggctcactgcaacctccgcctcctgagttcaagtgattcttctgcctcagcctcccagtagctgggactacaggcgtgcgccactacgcccagctattttttgtatttttagtagacatggggtttcaccatgttgcccaggctggtcttgaactcttgagctcaggcaatccacccacctttgcctcccaaaacgctgggattacaggcatgcaccaccgcgcctAGCCCTGACTGCTTTTTCTAACACAATTCTCTGTTCTtatcagagaaacttatttgtattcatcatattttgaattttgcCTAGAGTAAGAGGAAGTCTAAAAAATATCCACACCCTTTATGAACACTTTCAAAAAGTTTGCCTTTAAAAGGTAGGAGATAGAAATggtaagttaaaaaatatattttccccagcactttgggaggccaagacgggcagatcacgaggtcaggagatcgagaccatcctggctaatacggtgaaaccctgtctctactaaaaatacaaaaaattagccgggcatggtggcgtgtgcctgtagtcccagctactcgggaggctgaggcaggagaatggcaggaacccgggaggtggagcttgcggtgagcagagatcgcgccactgcactccagcctgggtgacagagcaagactctgtctcaaaaaaaaaaaaaaaaaaaaaatatatatatatatatatatttttttttttcaatttttaaaatctggtatttaaaaaaatgaaaagaatctcTATGTATCCAACAACAGCCTAAGCAAATTATTTACTTTACAACCTTGAAGATATTAAAATCgtgctttaaaaagtatttattaaaaagttaacgatagaattatttttaagaaatagacCACAGCTCTGTTCACTAAACTAGAcatcttaaaaaaagacaaaagaaaaaaaattatgacataaATAACCATTGACAAAACTTTGGTGTTTTGTCTTTCCATATTttcaatgcacacacacatatttataacaTGCATTAAAAAGTCATACCATATTTTGTGactatttaaaattcataatgtATCAAATATATCTCCACATGTCAATCCACACAGAATTACATTTTAATGatggcattatattccattttattgacTGTTACTGGGAATTTaggaattttccagtttttcactaGGGCATGAAACTGAGGTGAATATTGTTACTTATACATGAAGAATCCTTTTATAAAATCTCAGTTTAAAATTGCtaggtttttaatatttaaagattatAAATATTCCAGCTTTGGACATTTATTGCTTAACTAtcccaagtttttgtttttgtttttgtttttagacagggtcttactctgtcacccaggctggagtgcagtggtgcaatcacagctcactgcagcctcaaccccactgcagctcaagtgatcctcctatcccagcatccctagtggctgggaccacagattCATGCTAccatgggtaatttttttttggtagagatggggttttgccatgttgcctaggctggtttcaaactcctgggctcaagcaatctactcacctcagcctctcaaagtgctggaattacagatgtga
This window harbors:
- the ZNF140 gene encoding zinc finger protein 140 isoform X3, which produces MLENYGHLVSLAGLSISKPDVVSLLEQGKEPWLGKREVKRDLFSVSESSGEIKDFSAKNVIYDDSSQYLIMERILSQGPVYSSFKGGWKCKDHTEMLQENQGCIRKITVSHQEALAQHMHISTVERPYGCHECGKTFGRRFSLVLHQRTHTGEKPYACKECGKTFSQISNLVKHQMIHTGKKPHECKDCNKTFSYLSFLIEHQRTHTGEKPYECTECGKAFSRASNLTRHQRIHIGKKQYICRKCGKAFSSGSELIRHQITHTGEKPYECIECGKAFRRFSHLTRHQSIHTTKTPYECNECRKAFRCHSFLIKHQRIHAGEKLYECDECGKVFTWHASLIQHTKTHTGEKPYACAECDKAFSRSFSLILHQRTHTGEKPYVCKVCNKSFSWSSNLAKHQRTHTLDNPYEYENSFNYHSFLTEHQ